The Deltaproteobacteria bacterium genome contains the following window.
CGAACATACCCTCGGCCGTGTTGATTACGGGAGAGAGCGACGGTATTATTCCCGTATCTCTGAGCGACTGGGCGAACGGTACCGCTTCGCTTCGGCATGGTGCTTTTCGCGGGAAGAGGCCATGATTGATGAATACATTGTGGATTACGATGAGTACGCCGGCCTCGGCAGCGGTTCTATCGGGTACATGCACGGCATATGTTATGCCAACACCTTTTCCATTCCCGCCTATATCGAGACGGTGGAGAAAGGGCGGATCCCCCTCATGGCGTCGCGGTCCTTTTCAATGCGGGACCGGGCCCGCTATGATTTTGTCATGAAGCTCTTCGGGTTGGAACTGGATCTGCAATCGCTGAAAGAGAAGTACGGCACCGCCCTGTACCGGCTGCTCTGGAGCGATATCGCCGCTTTTGTCCTGGCGGGGGGGCTTTCATACGACGACGGCCGGTTGCATTGTACGGCGCGTGGCCGTTATTTCTGGGTCATCATGATGCGCGAGTTTTTTACAGCGGTGAATAATTTCAGGGATTTCTGCATGAACAGGATGCCCTGAAGAAACCGTGCGGCCGGGATGTTTCCGGGTCCGGCGCGGCGGGGATGATCATGGAAGAAAAGACAAAAATGGCCTTGAGGCGGATTCCCAAGATCGACGAGGTCCTGCTCGTTCTTGAAGGAGAGGAAGCCTGGAAGGGTTTTCCCCGGCATATGCTTGTTGACGCATGCCGCCGGGCCGTGGGGGATGTGAGAAAAGCCATTCTCGGCGGGGTCGTAGCGGAAAAGAGCGCCGTTGACGTTGCGGAAGAGGTAAAAAAGAAGCTTACGTCATACCGGAGCTTCAGCCTTCGCCGTCTCGTGAACGCCACGGGCATCGTGCTTCACACCAACCTTGGACGGGCCCCGCTCTGCGAAGAAGCGATCGAGCGGATCATCGAGGTAAGCCGGGGATATTCGAATCTCGAATTCGATCTTGCCGCGGGAAAGCGGGGGATCCGATACGATCATGTGACGGATATCCTCTGCGCCCTCACCGGGGCCGAGGATGCCCTTATCGTGAATAACAACGCTGCCGCCGTTCTCCTGGTGCTCAACACCCTGTCACAGGGCAGGGAGGCGATCGTTTCCCGGGGGGAACTGATAGAGATCGGCGGCGAATTCCGGATCCCCGAGGTCATGGAGAAAAGCGGGGCGATCCTGCGCGAAGTGGGAACCACCAACAGGACTCACCTGTCGGATTACGAGCATGCCATACAGGAGCGGACGGGCGTCATTTTGAAAGTCCATACCAGTAATTTCAGGACCGTGGGATTCACTGAAGAGATCGGCCTTAAGAGCCTTGTCGAGCTTGGTTTCCGGCACGGGGTCCCCGTCATGAACGATCTGGGAAGCGGCTGTTTCGTGGAGCTCGAGCAATTCGGTTTTGAGCGGGAGCCGACCGTCCAGGCGGCCCTGCAATCCGGTGTCGACGTGGTCACCTTCAGCGGGGACAAGTTGCTCGGCGGTCCGCAGGCGGGCGTCATCCTGGGGAAACGGGATATCATCGGGGCGGTCAAGAAGAACCCCCTCAACAGGGCCCTTCGTATCGATAAGCTGACCCTTGCCGCCCTGGAAGGTACCGTGAAGGCATATCTTGATGAGCGAGGCGGCTATGAACGGCTGAGGGTGCTTCGGTCGCTGACCGAACCGCTCACTGCCGTCCGCGAACGTGCCAGGAAGCTGCTTGACAGGCTGCGATCCCTATCAATGAAGGATTTCACCTTTACCCTGAAAGAGGGGAAATCCCTGGCGGGGGGCGGCTCACTGCCGACCCAGGAGATCCCCACGGCCCTGATAGCCGTTACATCGAAATCCCTTTCCGCGAGCGGCATGGAAAAACGATTCCGGGCCCTGGACGTTCCCATAATCGCCAGGATCCATGAGGATGAGATCCTCCTCGACCTGCGGACCATCGAGGAGGAAGAATTTCCCTTCATTGAAACGGGCCTTGGTTCCATCGCGGGGAGAAAGCGGTAGAACGCCGCCCGTTCACTTCGGAACGGCCGTTCCGGCAGGAGCTTTCCGATGACCGAAGAGAGGGAACGATTCACGTTCGGCGTTTCCGGTGCGTCCGGCGGCGAACGGGTCGATGTGTTCCTCGCCCGGCAGGGTGTCTTCCCGACCCGATCGCAGATCAAGCGGGCTATCGAGCGTGGAGGGGTGCGGGTCAACGGCACGGTGGTGAAGGCCGCGTACCGTGTCAGGGAACATGATGCCGTGGAAGTGGAGAAGGAACCTCCCCTTCCGGCGCGGGCGGAGCCCGAGGACATCGCTCTCGATGTCGTTTTCGAGGATGAACATCTGATCGTTGTGAACAAACCGGCCGGTATGGTGGTCCACCCCGCCGCCGGGAATTACCGGGGCACGCTGGTGAACGCGCTTCTTCATCATTGCCGGGACCTTTCGGGTGTCGGCGGGGTTCAACGTCCCGGTATCGTGCATCGCCTCGACAAGAACACCTCGGGCCTTATCGTGGCGGCAAAGAACGATGATGCCCACCTTGGCCTGGCGGAACAGTTCAAAAAACATGAAATTACAAAGATATACGCGGCATTCGTCCATGGAAACGTGCGCCGGGATTCGGGAGTCGTCGATCTTGCCGTGGGGCGGCATCCCGGGGACAGAAAAAAGATGTCCGCCGGGAGGGCCGGCGGGAAGGAAGCGTTGAGCCGGTGGACCGTGGTCGAGCGGTTCGGGCCGGTCACCCTTCTTGATGTTCGTATCGAAACGGGAAGGACGCACCAGATCAGGGTCCATATGCACGCCATGGGTCATTCCGTCGTGGGTGACGACAGGTACGGCAATTCGAGAAAACAGACGGAATCTCTCAGGGATGGAAGGGTCAGGGCGGTTCTCGGGGGCATCGGGCGCCAGGCGCTCCATGCCCGTCTGCTCGGTCTTACGCACCCCGTCGACGGCCGCTATCTTGAATTCCAGGCCCCCCTGCCCGATGATATGGCCCGCCTGTTACGGGAACTGAACGCATACAGGACTTCCGTGGTATGACCGTGAAAACGCGCGCTTTCGAATATTCCCCGCCGGAGGGATTCGTTCTGAGGCGGTCCGGCGGTGTGTGGTTCCTCCAGGCATCGTTGCTCAATGCCTGTGACGGCGTCACGCACGCCTTCTGCACCCGGTGGGGAGGTGCCGGCGCGGGCGCCTTCGCCGATCTGAACGTAAGCGCCGCCGAGGGAGACGACGGGCGGGTCGTCGAGAAAAACTGGTCCATGCTGGCCGCCGCCTTTCGTGTCCGGCGGGACCGGTTCGTCACGCTTCACCAGGTGCACGGTCAGGAGATCATGGTCGTCACGGATGACCCTGATACGCCGGAGATTGCTGCGGGAGACGGGATAATCACGACCCGTGCGGGACTGGCCATCGGCATAAAAACGGCTGACTGTGTGCCGATCCTTCTTGCAGACAGGGCCCGGCGGGTGATCGGCGCCGTTCACGGGGGGTGGCGGGGGACATCCCTGAATATCTCGGGAAAGGCCGTCCGCATGCTGCGTGAAACCTTTTCTGTCAAGCCCTCCGAACTTCTGGTCGCCATCGGTCCCGCCATCGGGCCCTGCTGTTATGAAGTGGA
Protein-coding sequences here:
- a CDS encoding RluA family pseudouridine synthase, whose product is MTEERERFTFGVSGASGGERVDVFLARQGVFPTRSQIKRAIERGGVRVNGTVVKAAYRVREHDAVEVEKEPPLPARAEPEDIALDVVFEDEHLIVVNKPAGMVVHPAAGNYRGTLVNALLHHCRDLSGVGGVQRPGIVHRLDKNTSGLIVAAKNDDAHLGLAEQFKKHEITKIYAAFVHGNVRRDSGVVDLAVGRHPGDRKKMSAGRAGGKEALSRWTVVERFGPVTLLDVRIETGRTHQIRVHMHAMGHSVVGDDRYGNSRKQTESLRDGRVRAVLGGIGRQALHARLLGLTHPVDGRYLEFQAPLPDDMARLLRELNAYRTSVV
- the pgeF gene encoding peptidoglycan editing factor PgeF yields the protein MTVKTRAFEYSPPEGFVLRRSGGVWFLQASLLNACDGVTHAFCTRWGGAGAGAFADLNVSAAEGDDGRVVEKNWSMLAAAFRVRRDRFVTLHQVHGQEIMVVTDDPDTPEIAAGDGIITTRAGLAIGIKTADCVPILLADRARRVIGAVHGGWRGTSLNISGKAVRMLRETFSVKPSELLVAIGPAIGPCCYEVDERVRDAMGDDGRDELLFRPVTGRGRWMMDLVEVNRRQLTASGVDPERIAVARVCTACRTDMFFSHRGEPGGTGRQLSFIMMTGS
- a CDS encoding L-seryl-tRNA(Sec) selenium transferase — encoded protein: MALRRIPKIDEVLLVLEGEEAWKGFPRHMLVDACRRAVGDVRKAILGGVVAEKSAVDVAEEVKKKLTSYRSFSLRRLVNATGIVLHTNLGRAPLCEEAIERIIEVSRGYSNLEFDLAAGKRGIRYDHVTDILCALTGAEDALIVNNNAAAVLLVLNTLSQGREAIVSRGELIEIGGEFRIPEVMEKSGAILREVGTTNRTHLSDYEHAIQERTGVILKVHTSNFRTVGFTEEIGLKSLVELGFRHGVPVMNDLGSGCFVELEQFGFEREPTVQAALQSGVDVVTFSGDKLLGGPQAGVILGKRDIIGAVKKNPLNRALRIDKLTLAALEGTVKAYLDERGGYERLRVLRSLTEPLTAVRERARKLLDRLRSLSMKDFTFTLKEGKSLAGGGSLPTQEIPTALIAVTSKSLSASGMEKRFRALDVPIIARIHEDEILLDLRTIEEEEFPFIETGLGSIAGRKR